A genomic region of Thermodesulfobium narugense DSM 14796 contains the following coding sequences:
- the fliD gene encoding flagellar filament capping protein FliD, giving the protein MSSVNPVSSSNSSSLLNNVSLGNASIVGLASGINTTALINAMTQQDEGTLNQLQSEQTTLQAKISAWNNLQSLFTKLQSDATSLANQNNVLSATATSSNTNVLTATSSGATQPGSYVLNVTQLATAQSSRSQSFSSASATIGEGTFTITPNNGSTPLTINITSSNNTLQGLADAINSASGSPVTANIISNSNGTFLVLTSNKTGVANGFTVTGNVTNGGTVVSFSGATSPTDYTQGATLTAAQDAQVQLGTTNPITINSSSNTITTIVPGLSINLVGVGQSTLNVSYNDSNAKTLINNFITDYNNIIAFRNQYASYDPNTKQAGILFGDPSFNNFMNQLTGAISSAAKGNISQGNPASIADLGITISTDPSTMGQLSFNPSTFDSAFSSNPQAVANAMIGLGTTNNPNATVIGFAPQTQGGVYTVNVTGWDPNGNAIATINGQSVTGQGNIINGLSGTPADGLGISVTSGFTGSFQVTMNKGIFQQVLDVLTPITQPFGQLSTVVTNLNNTNTALQNQINQQTAFVQERRNLYLKQFAQMEATLASLDLQNMWLGYQTASLSGSSALSGTLSSAGGLSSVTGSGSTSGSSGSTSSSG; this is encoded by the coding sequence ATGTCTAGTGTGAATCCTGTTTCGTCCTCGAATTCAAGTTCGCTTTTGAATAACGTGAGTTTAGGAAATGCATCAATTGTTGGTTTGGCATCTGGGATTAATACTACTGCACTTATTAATGCTATGACCCAACAAGATGAAGGAACGCTAAATCAACTTCAATCAGAACAAACTACTTTGCAAGCAAAAATATCTGCCTGGAACAACCTGCAGAGCCTTTTTACAAAACTTCAAAGCGACGCTACTTCTCTTGCAAACCAAAACAACGTTTTATCCGCTACCGCTACCAGTTCGAATACAAACGTTCTTACTGCTACTTCATCAGGTGCAACTCAACCGGGCTCATATGTATTAAACGTTACTCAGCTTGCAACTGCTCAAAGTTCAAGGTCTCAAAGCTTTTCGTCTGCAAGCGCTACAATTGGGGAGGGTACTTTCACTATTACCCCAAATAACGGATCTACTCCTCTTACTATAAATATTACCTCTTCTAATAATACCCTTCAGGGGTTGGCTGATGCGATAAACAGCGCATCTGGCTCTCCTGTTACTGCAAATATTATCAGCAATTCCAACGGTACCTTTTTGGTTTTGACGTCCAATAAAACTGGCGTGGCGAATGGTTTTACTGTTACCGGTAACGTAACCAATGGCGGAACTGTGGTTAGCTTTTCTGGGGCGACAAGCCCTACTGATTATACTCAAGGAGCTACGCTCACTGCAGCTCAGGATGCACAAGTTCAACTTGGAACCACTAATCCAATTACAATTAATAGTAGCTCTAATACGATTACTACAATAGTGCCAGGCCTTTCTATAAACTTAGTAGGAGTAGGGCAGTCTACTCTTAACGTTAGTTATAACGATTCTAACGCAAAAACCCTGATAAATAACTTCATTACTGATTACAATAACATTATAGCCTTTAGGAACCAATATGCCTCGTATGATCCAAACACAAAACAGGCAGGGATTTTGTTTGGAGATCCAAGTTTCAATAATTTCATGAATCAATTAACAGGGGCTATTTCTTCTGCTGCCAAGGGAAATATATCTCAAGGAAATCCTGCTTCAATAGCTGACCTTGGAATTACAATTTCTACCGATCCGTCTACTATGGGTCAGCTTAGTTTTAACCCCTCCACCTTTGACAGCGCATTTAGTTCTAATCCTCAGGCAGTAGCAAATGCGATGATAGGACTAGGTACTACAAATAATCCAAATGCTACGGTGATAGGCTTTGCCCCTCAGACACAAGGCGGCGTTTATACGGTAAACGTTACCGGTTGGGATCCCAATGGAAATGCTATTGCTACCATCAATGGTCAGAGTGTGACAGGACAAGGCAATATAATAAACGGTTTGAGCGGTACCCCTGCTGATGGTTTGGGGATAAGCGTGACTTCTGGTTTTACAGGAAGTTTTCAAGTAACTATGAACAAGGGTATATTCCAACAAGTCTTGGATGTGTTGACTCCCATCACTCAGCCATTTGGTCAATTGTCTACTGTAGTTACTAACCTTAACAATACCAATACCGCACTTCAAAATCAGATAAATCAACAAACAGCCTTTGTGCAGGAAAGAAGAAATTTGTATCTAAAGCAATTTGCCCAAATGGAGGCGACACTTGCAAGCCTTGACTTGCAAAACATGTGGTTGGGATATCAAACAGCTTCACTTTCGGGCTCAAGCGCTTTGTCAGGAACTTTGTCTTCTGCTGGCGGTTTGAGTTCGGTTACAGGATCTGGCTCAACTTCAGGATCCTCTGGGTCCACAAGTTCTTCAGGTTAA
- the fliS gene encoding flagellar export chaperone FliS — translation MTPYGSQVYKANEVETSPPWKVLIMSYETIIKNLKIAKEAIKRKDFFVKSKSISKAQMIILTLVSMLDQSQDKEIVGSLTSLYFYYTKELTIANAENSVERIDNVINLINTLKSSWEEAFSKMGLLAK, via the coding sequence ATGACGCCTTATGGCTCGCAGGTATATAAAGCAAATGAAGTAGAGACGTCCCCACCATGGAAAGTTCTTATTATGTCATATGAGACTATTATAAAAAACTTAAAAATAGCAAAAGAAGCTATCAAGAGAAAAGATTTTTTTGTAAAAAGTAAAAGTATATCCAAGGCTCAAATGATAATACTTACTTTGGTTTCAATGTTAGATCAGAGTCAAGACAAAGAAATTGTGGGATCTCTTACGTCTTTATATTTTTATTACACAAAAGAGCTAACAATAGCAAATGCTGAGAATTCTGTTGAGAGGATAGATAACGTAATTAACCTTATAAATACCTTAAAAAGTAGCTGGGAAGAAGCTTTTTCTAAGATGGGACTCTTGGCAAAGTGA
- a CDS encoding HD-GYP domain-containing protein yields MIRTRVENLKEGDVLAYPVIDEAGRVLIGAGIPLKAIVIKRLKELGFNYVYVEAPGFEDVERLEMISQNTELEIIKTSKDVFGKIKRTQELDPQKIQHLAVTVINEILSKKNIAIVIDDLMVSSDYLFRHLARTMLFCSILGISMGYSENKLRDLAKAAFLHDIGFAFIDESIRNKKGKLSPEEIETIKQHPKLADVILSKNKFSSAVRKAVLQHHERFDGSGYPSGLKGEEIFELARVIAVIDVFEAMTSDTPYRKALFPSEVYEYVMSQSGKLFDPEIVKLFSKKIIIYPTGTSVILSNNLVGVVKSINPSYPLRPVVKVFAKMSDDGTVTYLERDMEIDLLKTLDVVIVGSTDLYGNIIDYERDISVSY; encoded by the coding sequence ATGATAAGAACTAGAGTTGAAAATCTTAAGGAAGGTGACGTATTAGCTTATCCTGTAATTGATGAAGCAGGCCGGGTTCTTATCGGAGCAGGTATACCACTGAAAGCTATTGTTATAAAGCGGCTTAAGGAATTAGGATTTAACTACGTTTATGTTGAAGCGCCTGGTTTTGAGGATGTTGAGCGCCTTGAAATGATATCCCAAAATACAGAACTTGAAATTATAAAGACATCAAAGGATGTATTTGGCAAGATAAAGAGAACTCAAGAATTAGACCCCCAGAAGATTCAGCACCTGGCTGTTACCGTCATAAATGAAATATTGAGCAAAAAGAACATTGCCATAGTAATAGACGATTTGATGGTATCTTCTGATTATCTTTTTAGGCACCTTGCTAGAACTATGCTTTTTTGTTCTATTTTGGGTATAAGTATGGGATATAGCGAGAATAAACTCAGGGATTTAGCAAAGGCTGCGTTTTTACACGATATTGGGTTTGCATTCATAGACGAGAGCATCAGGAACAAGAAGGGAAAGCTCAGTCCCGAAGAAATAGAGACCATAAAGCAACATCCGAAGCTTGCAGATGTCATTCTTTCAAAAAATAAATTTTCTTCAGCTGTTCGAAAAGCAGTTTTGCAGCATCACGAAAGGTTTGATGGGAGCGGCTACCCATCAGGGTTAAAAGGGGAAGAGATCTTTGAGCTTGCAAGGGTAATTGCCGTTATTGATGTTTTTGAAGCAATGACATCTGATACTCCATATAGGAAAGCTCTTTTCCCAAGCGAGGTATACGAGTACGTTATGTCTCAATCGGGTAAGCTCTTTGATCCAGAAATTGTAAAGCTCTTTTCAAAAAAGATAATAATATATCCAACTGGCACATCGGTAATTCTGTCAAATAACCTTGTTGGAGTAGTAAAGTCAATAAACCCCTCTTACCCTTTAAGGCCTGTAGTAAAGGTTTTTGCAAAAATGTCAGATGACGGAACTGTAACTTATCTCGAAAGAGATATGGAGATTGATTTACTTAAAACCTTAGACGTTGTTATAGTCGGCTCTACTGATTTGTACGGGAACATTATAGATTACGAGAGAGATATTAGTGTTAGTTATTAG
- a CDS encoding carbon storage regulator: MLVISRKAGQSFVISDNIVVTVVSIDKDVVKIGIDAAKDIKVLRSELLDKIKDSMKNSVFKEKDMNSLLKVLKDENKKL, translated from the coding sequence GTGTTAGTTATTAGTAGAAAGGCAGGTCAGAGTTTTGTTATAAGCGATAATATTGTTGTAACAGTGGTTTCTATTGATAAAGATGTGGTAAAGATTGGAATTGACGCTGCAAAAGATATTAAGGTGCTAAGAAGTGAACTACTTGACAAGATAAAAGATTCTATGAAAAATTCTGTTTTTAAAGAGAAAGATATGAATAGTTTATTAAAAGTTTTAAAAGATGAAAATAAAAAACTCTAA
- a CDS encoding FliH/SctL family protein, with amino-acid sequence MKIKNSKVLKNVYLGKECFVVPVKQQVESAESEVLSDNAEKDKELVNKEDIINQAMSEIERLKEDAKKDGFELGYKEGMKKAQEEMEIREKERLQIFKENILRIEKENREYLDRIEKRLEEEAFDIVVKSISQILHSNVLKNIDVLKERIRAFLREIPPNVEIMIKVSEDDIDKFDGFELPVEVDPVLKSGDFMIKTDLGFLDGRIKSLENDFLKELERIFE; translated from the coding sequence ATGAAAATAAAAAACTCTAAAGTTTTAAAGAACGTATATTTGGGTAAAGAGTGCTTTGTTGTTCCTGTGAAACAGCAAGTTGAAAGTGCTGAGTCTGAAGTTTTATCAGATAATGCTGAGAAAGATAAAGAATTAGTGAATAAAGAGGATATAATAAATCAGGCGATGTCTGAAATTGAAAGGCTAAAAGAGGATGCCAAAAAGGACGGCTTTGAGTTAGGATATAAAGAGGGCATGAAAAAAGCACAAGAAGAGATGGAGATTAGAGAAAAGGAAAGACTTCAAATATTTAAAGAAAATATATTACGGATAGAAAAAGAAAATAGAGAATATCTTGATAGAATTGAAAAAAGGCTTGAAGAGGAAGCTTTTGATATAGTAGTGAAGTCAATAAGTCAGATTTTACACTCTAATGTGCTGAAAAATATAGATGTTCTGAAAGAGCGAATCAGAGCCTTTTTAAGGGAGATCCCGCCTAACGTTGAAATAATGATAAAGGTTTCTGAGGATGACATAGATAAATTTGATGGCTTTGAGTTGCCAGTAGAGGTTGACCCAGTTTTAAAGAGCGGGGATTTTATGATAAAAACTGATTTAGGCTTTCTTGACGGAAGAATAAAATCTCTGGAAAATGATTTTCTCAAGGAATTAGAGAGGATCTTCGAATAG
- a CDS encoding FliI/YscN family ATPase: MKNLKVLKDFIEDYNYLPWNGTIDKISGYVIESIGPKVSIGEIVYIDSGKSQIPCLVIGFSSNKVYLTPFDAIEGIEPGSIVKKTGKQLGLWVGKHLLGQVLDGLGRPLSDEYIQRDDMSQYRSIENKSPHPLKRGRIREPISTGIRAIDGLLTLGKGQRVGIFAGSGIGKTTLLGMISRFCNAQVNIIALVGERGREVREFLEESLGEDGLAKSVVIVSTSDNPPSQRVLSAFTATVIAEYFRDLGMDVLMVMDSLTRVCMAQRELGLSIGEPPTTRGYPPSVFTMMARLLERAGTSDKGSITGIYTVLVEGDDLAEPIADHARSILDGHIVLSRDLAERGYYPPIDISQSVSRLMNSITDKDHLNLSYRIKELIASYKEAYDLINIGAYQKGSNSKIDESIEKISKIEEFLKQTPEDISSFDDTRRLLEEILL, from the coding sequence GTGAAAAATCTCAAAGTTTTAAAAGATTTTATAGAAGATTATAATTATTTGCCCTGGAACGGGACAATTGATAAGATAAGTGGTTATGTAATTGAATCAATTGGTCCAAAGGTTTCAATTGGGGAGATAGTATATATTGATTCAGGCAAGAGTCAAATTCCATGTCTTGTTATCGGGTTTTCTTCAAATAAGGTTTATCTTACGCCATTTGATGCTATTGAAGGCATAGAGCCGGGCTCAATTGTAAAAAAGACCGGTAAGCAACTTGGCCTGTGGGTGGGAAAGCACCTTTTAGGTCAAGTTTTAGACGGTTTGGGAAGACCGTTGTCAGATGAATATATACAAAGAGATGACATGTCTCAATACAGATCAATTGAAAATAAGTCTCCACATCCTCTGAAGAGAGGGAGAATAAGAGAGCCTATATCAACAGGCATTAGAGCTATTGATGGGCTCTTGACTTTGGGAAAGGGGCAAAGAGTCGGGATCTTTGCAGGATCTGGTATTGGTAAGACTACCCTTCTTGGAATGATATCAAGATTTTGCAACGCACAGGTAAACATTATTGCTTTGGTTGGAGAAAGAGGTCGTGAGGTAAGAGAGTTTTTGGAAGAGAGTTTAGGAGAAGATGGACTTGCAAAGTCTGTAGTGATAGTGTCCACATCAGATAATCCTCCTTCCCAAAGGGTTCTTTCTGCCTTTACTGCTACTGTTATAGCAGAATATTTTAGGGACCTTGGGATGGACGTTCTTATGGTGATGGATTCTCTCACAAGAGTGTGTATGGCTCAAAGGGAGCTAGGACTCTCAATAGGAGAGCCACCTACTACCAGAGGATATCCACCATCTGTTTTTACTATGATGGCAAGACTCTTAGAGAGAGCTGGTACCTCTGATAAGGGTTCTATAACGGGCATCTATACTGTGCTTGTGGAGGGGGATGACCTTGCAGAACCAATAGCAGATCACGCAAGAAGTATATTGGATGGTCACATAGTCCTGTCAAGAGACCTTGCTGAAAGGGGTTATTATCCTCCAATTGATATCTCACAGAGCGTAAGTAGGTTAATGAATTCTATCACGGACAAAGATCATCTAAATCTTAGTTATAGAATAAAAGAGTTGATAGCCTCATATAAGGAAGCATATGATCTTATTAATATAGGTGCATATCAAAAAGGTTCAAATTCCAAGATTGATGAAAGTATAGAAAAAATATCAAAAATAGAAGAATTTTTGAAACAAACTCCTGAAGACATTTCAAGCTTTGATGACACTCGTAGACTTTTGGAGGAGATATTACTATGA
- a CDS encoding flagellar biosynthesis protein FlhF encodes MNVKRYVAKTIPEAILMIRKDLGEDALILYSRSINIAPRWMIWKKEDAVEVVATVNQEGRKLDELAKEVEEFKRELQILKKSQEELSLIKKIEKSDEPEVPFLKFHNFHGKTRDSSILISTTGEFEANARYFFKGLNFYPFFNERDETSALAFLGPTGAGKTTTIAKIAARMSLLMKKRVCLITLDTFRIAALDQLKAYADIMDLPFFVAHSPKELKEVVKKEKSSIDVFLIDTMGFSPFQDNKFKEISAFLSTGINTEIHLVLCANYKSQELGHYINKYKTLNPVSIIWTKLDEVISLGHIIELSIENNLPISLFGTGQSVPDNLEVATDEFLSNQLNSKYKDFYTEGSKI; translated from the coding sequence ATGAACGTAAAAAGATATGTTGCAAAAACCATTCCTGAAGCTATCTTAATGATTAGAAAGGATTTAGGCGAGGATGCGCTAATACTTTATTCTAGATCCATTAACATTGCCCCTCGTTGGATGATCTGGAAAAAGGAAGATGCGGTTGAAGTAGTTGCGACAGTTAATCAGGAAGGCAGAAAACTTGATGAACTCGCTAAAGAAGTGGAAGAGTTTAAAAGAGAATTACAAATTTTGAAAAAAAGTCAAGAAGAGCTGTCGCTTATCAAAAAGATTGAAAAGAGCGATGAGCCTGAAGTGCCGTTCTTGAAATTTCATAACTTTCATGGAAAAACAAGAGATTCATCTATATTGATAAGTACTACAGGGGAGTTTGAGGCTAATGCAAGGTACTTTTTTAAAGGTCTTAACTTTTATCCTTTTTTCAATGAAAGAGATGAGACTTCAGCGCTTGCGTTTTTAGGTCCTACTGGGGCAGGAAAGACTACTACAATAGCAAAAATAGCTGCAAGGATGTCTTTACTGATGAAGAAAAGGGTCTGTCTTATAACCCTTGATACATTTAGGATTGCAGCTCTGGATCAACTAAAAGCTTATGCAGACATTATGGATCTTCCGTTTTTTGTGGCACACTCTCCCAAGGAATTAAAAGAAGTTGTAAAGAAAGAGAAGAGCTCAATCGATGTCTTTTTGATAGATACGATGGGATTTTCTCCCTTTCAGGATAACAAATTTAAAGAAATTTCGGCCTTTTTGTCTACAGGGATAAATACAGAAATTCATCTAGTCCTTTGTGCCAACTACAAGTCTCAAGAATTAGGTCATTATATTAACAAGTATAAAACTCTTAATCCAGTTAGCATCATATGGACCAAGCTGGACGAAGTAATATCATTGGGGCATATTATTGAACTTTCAATAGAAAACAATTTGCCCATTTCACTTTTTGGTACTGGTCAAAGCGTTCCTGACAACCTTGAAGTAGCAACTGATGAATTTCTATCAAATCAATTGAACTCTAAATACAAAGATTTTTATACTGAAGGTTCTAAAATATGA
- a CDS encoding MinD/ParA family ATP-binding protein: MSDQAQELRRLRERLSSVLYSQSNRQPFKNKLSISFAGGKGGTGKTALSVNVALSFARKGIKTVLLDADVGLANANIILGVKPKKNWADFLYNNALFEEVLYFYDNGLILIPGASGISDAANLPSYKQEELFVSLDTLESQTDVLIIDVGAGIQENIINFSIASNNIIVVTNPDPTALTDAYSFIKVISNRLYNHKVYLVVNMARTFEEVKRIYEVFIPMVKSRLNVNLEILGSISYSEEMVLSVKQSKPLVINYPRSDASRQIEIISNKLLENLYSQNQAKNIVSKPYIKKSDETKISREKNSKDDGEVLQKDSFVSRFCRFFGIKK; the protein is encoded by the coding sequence ATGAGCGATCAGGCACAAGAATTAAGAAGATTAAGAGAAAGGCTTAGTAGTGTCTTGTACTCTCAATCAAATCGGCAACCGTTTAAAAATAAGCTCTCAATCTCTTTTGCTGGTGGAAAGGGTGGCACAGGAAAGACCGCGCTTAGCGTAAATGTTGCATTATCCTTTGCAAGAAAAGGCATAAAAACAGTGCTTCTGGATGCAGATGTAGGGCTTGCAAATGCAAATATTATATTAGGGGTAAAACCCAAAAAAAATTGGGCCGATTTTTTGTACAACAATGCATTGTTTGAAGAAGTGTTGTATTTTTATGATAATGGCTTGATATTGATCCCAGGAGCCTCAGGAATATCAGACGCCGCAAATCTGCCGTCTTATAAACAAGAAGAACTTTTTGTATCCCTTGATACCCTCGAGTCTCAAACAGATGTCTTAATAATTGACGTGGGGGCTGGAATTCAAGAAAATATAATTAACTTCTCCATTGCATCAAACAACATAATTGTTGTTACCAATCCAGACCCAACGGCCCTTACTGACGCATACAGTTTTATCAAAGTTATTTCAAATAGGCTTTATAATCACAAAGTATATCTAGTAGTAAATATGGCAAGAACCTTTGAAGAGGTTAAAAGAATTTATGAAGTGTTTATCCCAATGGTAAAGTCAAGACTAAATGTAAATTTAGAGATACTTGGAAGCATTTCGTATTCTGAAGAAATGGTTTTGTCAGTAAAACAAAGCAAGCCTCTTGTGATAAATTATCCTAGGTCTGATGCCTCAAGGCAAATAGAGATTATTTCTAATAAGCTCTTAGAAAACCTTTACAGTCAAAATCAGGCTAAAAACATTGTCTCAAAACCTTATATTAAAAAATCTGATGAGACTAAAATTTCTAGAGAGAAAAACTCTAAAGATGATGGAGAGGTTCTCCAAAAAGATTCTTTTGTGTCGAGATTTTGTAGGTTCTTTGGAATAAAAAAGTAA
- a CDS encoding surface-adhesin E family protein, translated as MEDRWFLGVATEDEDYFIDTRSIQEENGFLEVIIKEVLKTESAKNRELEFIESKINKKVNLDHSLWKWRFNPKNMTYTILSIGYFDSDGKLLLNLKSDESDLHWEEIEPETAAENIFEAVKDVMQNKPERGL; from the coding sequence ATGGAAGATAGATGGTTTTTAGGGGTTGCAACAGAGGATGAGGATTACTTTATAGATACACGCTCAATTCAAGAAGAAAATGGCTTTTTGGAAGTAATTATAAAGGAAGTTTTAAAAACAGAATCAGCAAAAAATCGAGAGTTAGAGTTTATAGAATCTAAAATTAATAAAAAAGTAAATTTAGATCACTCTCTTTGGAAGTGGAGATTTAATCCTAAGAATATGACGTATACCATTCTCTCTATTGGATATTTTGATTCAGATGGCAAACTGCTTCTTAATCTGAAAAGCGATGAAAGCGATCTACACTGGGAAGAGATAGAGCCTGAAACTGCTGCTGAAAACATCTTTGAGGCCGTAAAGGACGTAATGCAAAATAAACCCGAAAGAGGGTTATAA
- a CDS encoding glycosyltransferase, with translation MSLDVSFSVTYDRYQLYNFLDGSDWELAVVNVHVIKGQVFFDIILFDKLRSKVAPIFLNAFEENKLIIPNLLKTMDKDNLSKILGQSITVISTYKDNIKPPNTTIFTENYNYIKSVDNNVNPHRRAFVGIGNAMYLKFILFYKHVAEIIRLRNKKGKKLNILDCSCSSGYGSIILGSIENAIVCGADMDEGAINLAKMLNLDKENVSFVNLPMEDLHKFGSKYDYVVSLETIEHVEDPERFLNSATDLLEENGTLILSVPHWRYHGSDLNSDHVTNWTPEKIKRFFDRFFERIEIYFTEIVNLDDVLNQDFNLKEEMDKKTIENIFVIAKLKNRRYPSTFYVKKKPRRILFVNHSILPYEHTGTPLATYSQMKHIRALGYETAALIPHSDATTEFKKENVLNETIYKIYPLNWQERFLDDAFSGYNLRGYLSLVEDVLDDYKPDVIHLGDYVGMSSKIIELFEAKGIPICKEVHAIEELCLKIRPSGGDKDGLCTGPESPEKCARCALNSMYELNETFLIRHLSEIMGKLFARFKYINYLYTKFDAVVFPSSSWMKYMMNYIKINRDKAFVVPIGVDIKLPRKNFTKEGFIERKSLNLAYLGTVAMGKGLGILEKLFKDKELLSRNFKFYIYGRCQDSKSEERIKSLEEESFGKVIYMGSYERDDLPKILASIDLGILPYLYESYSIVTRELLYFGIPVISFNTYGIDEILKNYYNGFLVEVGNVEKMKERIICLLDNKELIAKLKEGALSTPITTPQEEAHMLDDIYKKIARK, from the coding sequence ATGTCATTAGACGTTTCATTTTCAGTAACTTACGATAGATATCAACTATATAACTTTTTAGATGGCTCTGATTGGGAGCTTGCTGTTGTAAACGTTCACGTAATCAAGGGACAAGTTTTCTTTGACATAATACTTTTCGACAAATTGAGAAGCAAAGTTGCTCCTATTTTTCTCAATGCTTTCGAAGAAAACAAACTAATAATACCGAACTTATTGAAGACTATGGATAAAGATAATTTATCTAAAATTTTAGGACAATCTATTACAGTAATTTCAACCTACAAAGACAACATAAAACCGCCTAATACTACTATTTTTACTGAGAACTATAACTATATAAAATCAGTAGATAATAATGTTAACCCGCATAGAAGGGCTTTTGTGGGTATTGGTAACGCAATGTATTTGAAGTTTATTTTATTTTATAAGCACGTTGCAGAGATTATAAGATTGCGAAACAAAAAAGGAAAAAAACTTAATATCCTAGACTGTTCATGCAGCAGCGGTTATGGTTCGATTATTCTTGGTTCTATTGAAAATGCTATTGTCTGCGGGGCTGATATGGATGAAGGGGCAATTAATCTTGCAAAGATGTTAAATCTTGATAAAGAAAACGTAAGCTTTGTGAACTTACCAATGGAAGATTTGCACAAATTTGGTTCTAAATATGACTACGTTGTGAGTCTTGAGACAATTGAACACGTAGAGGACCCTGAGAGATTTTTAAATAGCGCAACCGATCTTCTCGAAGAGAACGGCACTTTAATACTAAGTGTTCCTCACTGGCGATATCACGGAAGCGATCTAAATTCAGATCACGTAACCAATTGGACTCCTGAAAAAATAAAAAGATTTTTCGATAGATTTTTTGAGAGGATAGAAATATACTTTACAGAAATAGTTAATTTAGATGATGTTTTAAACCAGGATTTTAATCTTAAAGAAGAAATGGATAAAAAAACAATTGAAAATATCTTTGTGATAGCAAAACTAAAAAATAGAAGATATCCTTCTACTTTTTATGTGAAGAAAAAACCAAGAAGGATCTTGTTTGTAAATCACTCTATTTTGCCTTATGAGCACACGGGAACGCCGTTGGCTACCTATTCACAGATGAAACACATAAGAGCTTTAGGGTATGAGACTGCCGCTTTGATACCTCACTCTGATGCGACTACAGAATTTAAAAAAGAAAATGTGCTAAACGAAACAATCTATAAAATTTATCCACTCAACTGGCAGGAGAGATTTTTGGACGACGCTTTTTCTGGATATAATTTAAGAGGTTATCTTAGTTTGGTGGAAGATGTTCTAGATGATTACAAGCCAGATGTAATTCACCTGGGAGACTATGTGGGGATGAGTTCAAAGATTATAGAACTATTTGAGGCAAAAGGCATTCCCATCTGCAAAGAAGTTCATGCTATTGAAGAGCTGTGCTTGAAAATTAGACCGTCTGGAGGTGACAAGGATGGTTTGTGTACAGGTCCAGAATCACCTGAAAAATGTGCAAGGTGTGCTCTTAACAGCATGTACGAATTAAATGAGACTTTTTTAATTAGACATTTATCTGAAATTATGGGCAAACTTTTTGCAAGATTTAAATACATTAATTACCTTTACACTAAATTTGATGCTGTTGTCTTTCCGTCTTCTAGTTGGATGAAGTATATGATGAATTATATAAAGATAAATAGAGACAAGGCTTTTGTTGTACCTATTGGTGTAGATATAAAGTTACCGAGAAAGAATTTTACAAAAGAAGGTTTTATTGAAAGAAAAAGCCTTAATTTAGCCTATCTTGGCACTGTTGCAATGGGGAAGGGTCTTGGCATTTTAGAAAAGCTATTTAAAGATAAAGAGTTATTGAGTAGAAACTTTAAGTTTTACATATATGGTAGATGTCAGGACAGCAAATCAGAAGAAAGAATCAAAAGCCTTGAAGAGGAATCTTTTGGCAAGGTAATTTATATGGGATCATACGAGAGAGATGATTTGCCAAAGATTCTTGCTTCTATAGATTTAGGCATTTTGCCATATCTTTATGAGTCATATTCCATAGTTACAAGAGAACTACTATATTTTGGCATTCCCGTTATTTCATTTAACACTTATGGTATAGACGAAATATTAAAAAACTATTACAACGGCTTTCTTGTAGAAGTAGGTAACGTAGAGAAGATGAAGGAAAGGATAATTTGCTTGCTGGATAACAAAGAACTAATAGCTAAGCTAAAAGAAGGCGCTCTTAGCACGCCTATTACTACCCCACAGGAAGAAGCACACATGCTAGATGACATATACAAGAAAATAGCAAGAAAATAA